TTGGATAGAGTTTAAAGAAAATGGGAAAAAGGTATATAGACCGATGCCTAGAGATAGAGATCAGGCTTTCTCTAAAATGAGTGATGGATTTCTTTTAACAACAGCTGTAAAATTGATTCCAGCTGCCGGTTTGCTCAGAGAATATAATGAGGATTTAGTTGATGTAAAAGGCATAAATGTTGAACCATATCCTTTAGATATGGAATTAATTGAGAATTCTGTAAAGTCGGTTTGGGATGAACAGGTTGCTTATATTCAAAAGAATATTACAGACGAAGTTATTGAAAAAGCATTTTTAAACATGCCTGTAGAAATAAGAGACGCAGACGCTGAAGAAATTAAAAGATTATTAAAAGCACGAAGAGAGAATCTTCAAAAAATATCGGATAGATATTATAGATTAGTTAATAAATTTTCAGTAATAACAGGTACTAATAAAGACGATTGGTTTGATATAGAACGTATGCCTGAAGGTGTGACTAAAGTTACTGCTTACAGAATTAAAGATGGTAAAAAGTCAGATGTCTTTCATGAGCGTGTTTATAATAGAGACGAAACAAAAGAAATTTGGATTTATGCATTAGATGATGATGATGTATTCAATGTATTTGGAGAAGGAAATCGATATATTAACGTAAGACTTATTGGTGGTCAAAACAATGACACTTACGACATAAAGAATGGTAAGAAAATTAAGTTTTATGATTACAAATCAAAAAAGAACACAATAGTTACAGATAAAGGGTCAAAAAAATTAACTGATGATTATGAAACTAATGTGTATGATTACAAGAAGTTAAAAAATAGCACATTACAAACCTTGCCATCAATAGGAGCAAATCCGGATGATGGTTTTAAGATTGGTTTTGTAAGTACGCTTACTAACTATACGTTTGAGCGTAATCCATTTTCTTCTCAACATTCAGTATCAGCAGGATATTTTTTTGCGACTAATGGCTTTGATCTAGGATATAGAGGTGAGTTTGCAAATGTTATAGGAGAAGCTAATTTAAAGATTGAATCTAAGTTTACGAGTCCAAATTTTGCACGTAACTTCTTTGGTTTTGGAAATAGCACACCAAATTTAGAACCAGATAATAATTCTATAGATTTAGATTTTAATAGAGTAAAAATTAGAACATTCGATATTTCTCCAGCCTTAGTTTGGAGAGGACAATACGGATCCACATTTGAGGTTGGCGCTTCGTATGAGTCTAATGAAGTCGAAAGAACTTCTGGTAGATATCTAGAAACTATTACTGCTCCAACAGACGCAGTTTTTGACAAGCAAGATTTTTATGGTGCTCATGCAAAATATATTTATGATGTAAGGGATAATAGTGTTTTCCCAACCTTAGGTATGATGTTTGGTCTTGAGGCTGGTTTTAAAAATAATGTAAGTACTTCAAAAGGATTTGGTTATGTAATTCCTGAGTTAGGATTTGATTATAAGATTACTAATCAAGGAACAGTAGTGTTAGCTACTAAATTACGAAGCCAGATTAACTTAGGAGATGATTTTGAGTTTTACCAAGCAGCAACATTAGGTGACTCAGAAGGATTACGTGGGTATAGAAGAGAACGTTTTTCAGGGAAGCAATCTTTTGTTCAGAGTACAGACTTAAGATTTAACCTTAGACGTAAATCATCTAATTTTTTACCATTTAATGTAGGTTTCTATGGTGGTTTCGACTATGGTCGTATATGGATAGATGATGGTAGAGTTCTAAATCCAATGTTTAATGAAAGTGGCTGGAATACATCAGTAGGTGGTGGTATTTTTGTGAGCGCTTATAGCATGTTTACAGCTAACGTCTCTGCATTTAGTAGTGATGACGGCTTGCGTTTAGCTTTTAAATTAGGATTTGGTTTTTAATTTAATCAATCTTAAATTCATATAAGTTTCCACCAGTTACACCCAAGTATTCATCAGCAATATAAAGTGTACTATCATTTTTAAAAACAACACTTTCTTTCTGAGAAGCATATTCAAACTCATAACGTTTATAATCTGATTCAAAGAATTTATTGCCTTTCAATTTTGAAAACACTAAAACAGAGTTTTCAGTCAAAAGCGCTAGTTTATTGCCTTTTGTGTTGATATCGGCTGAGGTTACCCAACATTCAGACTGGTTACATGTATTAAATGTATCTATATATTCAGCTTTATAGTTTCCTTTTGTTGAAGGCAATTTGTAAAGGTTTGTTTTACCTGGCTTTTTGGGTGCACGACTTTTGGTAAAGAGGTAAAGCGAATCATTATAAAAGAAAAAAGCTTCACAATCAAAATGACGTTTACTTTTCTTTGGAGGAAATTTCTTTTGTTCTGGATAAGTAAAACTAATAACCTTTGGTTTAATAGATTCTTTATTTTTAGCTAAATCCTTTGCCGTAATCTTTAATATAGAAAGTTGCTCGCTATTATTGTCATTGTTACCAAAATTACCAATATAGATATTACCTTTAGGGTCCGTAGTTAAATCTTCCCAGTCTCTGTTTTTGGCTTTTATTTTTATGGCTTTTATTATCTCTCCAGCAGTATTTAAGCAATATAGAATAGGTTTATTACCGCTATCATTAACCATCCAAAACAAGTTATTTTTGGTGTCAGTTTCTAATCCAGAAACTTCGTTAAGGTCAATAGGTAAATCCATAACAACTTTAAGTTCTCCAGTTTCACAACTAAGAACCAATAAGCAAATAATAAAAAAGTATTTACGCATAAAGGCTTCAAAATTTATAATGCTAAATTTACAGCGATAATTTTAAGCAACTGACTTTTTGAAGAATTTTAATACAGATTTAGATATTGCAATTATTGGCGGTGGCGCTGCAGGTTTTTTTGCTGCTATTAATATTGCAGAGCAAAATCCAAGCCTTACAATTGCTATTCTTGAGCGAGGTAAAACAGGTTTACAAAAAGTAAAAATTTCTGGAGGTGGTCGCTGTAATGTTACACATGCCGAGTTTATGCCTTCTGAACTCGTTACGAATTACCCAAGAGGTGAAAAAGAGTTGCTTGGACCATTTCATACATTCATGACTGGCGATACTATTACTTGGTTCGAAGAGCGTGGGATAGAATTGAAGATTGAGGAAGATGGTCGTATGTTTCCTGTGTCTAATGCTTCGCAAACAATAATTGATTGTTTTATAAATGAAGCAAAAAAGCATCATGTGAAAGTGATGTATAATTATTCTGTAAAATCAATTAGCGCTCAGGAATATGGATTTACATTAAAAACCAATAAAGAAGATATTTCCTGTAAAAAATTAGTCATAGCTACAGGGAGCAATCCGAAAATTTGGAATATACTTTCAGATTTAGGCCATGCCATTGTTCCGCCAGTACCGTCATTATTTACCTTTGATATTAAAGACGAACGTATTAAAGATATTCCGGGTGTTGTTGCAAAAGACGTTGAGGTTAAGGTTTTGGAAACGGATTTAGAGTCCGAAGGACCATTACTAATTACCCATGTGGGTATGAGTGCGCCAGCAATTTTAAAATTGTCTGCTTTTGGAGCTGTTGAATTAGCAAGGCTGAATTACAATTTTAAAGTTGCTATCAATTTTATTCGCTATGGTGGAGAACAATGTATGGATGCTTTAAAGACTATAAAGCAAGATTTTGCTAAAAAAACAGTCTCTAATTCAACGCAATTCAACTTGCCAAAACGCTTATGGAAAAAGTTAGTTATAGCTTCAAATATTAATGAAACAGAGCGTTGGGCAGATTTAAATAAAAATCAATTAGAAGCACTTGTAGACCAGCTCACCAATGCCGTTTTTAAAGTTACAGGAAAAAGCACTTTTAAAGAAGAATTTGTAACTGCTGGCGGCATAGATTTAAAAGAAATTAATTTTAAAACTTTTGAGAGTAAACGTATTCCGAATCTTTATTTTGCTGGTGAAGTTATCAATGTAGATGCCGTTACTGGAGGATTTAATTTTCAAAATGCCTGGACGAGCGCTTATATTGTTTCTCAATCAATTAATAGCTGACTATGAAATATCTTGTATTAATACTCCTTTTTTCTGGTTGTCTTTTTGCCCAAGATGTAAAGTCACATCTTTGGAAAGATCGTGTTATTGTTATTTCTGGTAATGAAGCTGCACGCGATACTATTGACGCTCAATATCAACGTTTCGAAAACCAGTTAGAAAAATTAAAAGACAGAAAATTAGTGATTTACATGTGTATTAATAAGTTCTGTGTTTACTACGATTCAAAATCAAAACCAAAAATGTTTAATCGAGAAGAAACATCAGAGAAATTCAGTATTAATTTGTTTGGTTTAGACGGCGGAAGTAAATTTTCTTCAACTAAAATAATAGAGCCAAAATTAATTTTTGACCTCGTTGACAGTATGCCTATGCGAAGACAAGAACTGAGAAATAAGCAAAATTAATATGAATGTTTTTGTTGTTTTACTAAGAGGCATTAATGTTGGTGGTCACAGAAAAGTGCCTATGACTCAGTTGCGAGAGTTGCTCTCAAATTCAGGTTATGTTAATGTACAAACTTACATTCAGAGCGGAAATGTTGTGTTGCAATCATCTTCTGATTCAAAGGCATTAAAGCAAAATTTGGAAGAAGCTATCTTAAATCATTTTGGTTTTGAAGTCACGATTTTGGTAAAAAATAATACTGAATTAAAAGCGATTTATAAGGCTTGTCCTTTTCAAAATGAAGAAAAAGAGAAGAGCTATTTTATGTTCTTAGACACATCGCCTAATACTGAAGGGCTTGCTGAAGTATCAAAACTAGAATACATCGGAGAGAAAGTTAGTATTACAGAAAACTGTATTTATTTCTTTAGCGCCAATGGTTATGGGCGTGCAAAATTCAACTCCAATTTCTATGAGCGTAAGCTAAAAGTTAATGCTACAGCAAGAAATTATAAAACGATGCTAAAATTATTAGCAATGGTAGAAGAAGCTGAAGCTAAGCTCTAGAATTTACTTATTTTTGCATCAGAATTTAAACCAATGACAGAGCAAGATTTTATTCTTAAAGACTATAAAACCAACGTTGAAAGCGGAAAAGTAAAATGGGAATCACCTAGTAATATAGCTTTGGTGAAATATTGGGGAAAAAAGGAACATCAAATTCCAGAAAATCCATCTATCAGTTTCACACTATCTAATTGCAAAACAATTACTGAAGTCACTTATACCAAAAAAGAAGGTGATGATTTTAGTTTTGATGTGATTTTTGAAGATAAAAATAATGAGGCTTTCAAGCCAAAAATCCAAACCTTTTTTGAGCGTATTGAAGCTTATGTCCCGTTTTTAAGATACTATCATTTTAAAATTGAAACGTCTAATACGTTTCCGCATAGTTCTGGTATTGCATCTTCAGCTTCAGGTATGAGTGCCTTGGCTTTGTGTTTGATGAGTATTGAACGTTCACTGAGCGGAGTCGAAGTGAGCGAATCTTATTTCAATCAAAAAGCGTCCTTTTTAGCGCGTTTAGGCTCAGGGAGTGCTTGCAGAAGTATTGAAGGCGAATTGGTAGTATGGGGAAATAATAAATCGACAGAGAGTTCAGATTTATTCGGCGTCAAATTTACGGAAGACATCCATCCAAATTTTCAAGACTATCAAGATGCTATTTTATTAGTGGATAAAGGTGAAAAGCAAGTCAGTAGTACTGTTGGGCATAAACTAATGTTTGGTCATCCTTTTGCCCAAAAACGCTTTGAGCAAGCTCATGAAAATTTAGCAGAATTAAAAGATGTCCTCATTTCAGGAAATCAAAAGCGATTTATAGAAATTGTTGAAAGTGAAGCTATGACGCTTCATGCGATGATGATGACAAGTATGCCATATTTTATACTAATGAAACCAAATACGTTAGAAATCATTAATAAAATTTGGCAGTTTAGAGCAGAGTCAGGTTCTAATATTTGCTTTACTTTAGATGCTGGTGCTAACGTACATGTCTTGTTTCCAAAGGCTGAGCAAGAAAAAGTTTATGAATTCATTAAGACCCAGTTGGTTGGTTATTGCCAAAATGGTCACTATATTTGTGATAACGTCGGAAAAGGTGCTCAAAAATTATGAGTATTCTAACAGACAAAGAAACTATGAAAGGTCCCCTATTTTATTCTAAAATTCTGTTATTCGGTGAATACGGAATTATTAAAGATTCTAAAGGATTATCAATTCCATATAATTTTTATAATGGCGCGCTCAAAGTTGATGAAAATCCATCTGAAGAAGCCATAAAATCAAATCAAAGTTTAACCCGTTTTGCAGTCTACTTGAAAGAGATAGATACTGATTTGGTTAATTTTGACACAGAAAAACTTCAGGGTGATGTTGATGCTGGTATGTACTTCGATTCTTCAATACCACAAGGTTATGGTGTTGGTAGTAGTGGTGCTTTAGTTGCTGCGATTTACGATAAGTATGCAACAGATAAAATTACTGTTTTAGAAAATTTAACTCGAGAAAAACTTTTAAAACTAAAGTCCATTTTTTCAGAAATGGAGTCTTTTTTTCATGGTAAATCCTCTGGATTAGACCCACTAAACAGTTACTTAAGTTTACCGATACTAATCAACTCAAAGGATAATATTGAAGCTACAGGTATTCCTTCTCAGAAAACTGAGGGTAAAGGTGCTGTATTTTTGTTAGACAGTGGTATCGTTGGAGAGACTGCCCCGATGGTAAGCATCTTCATGGAAAACATGAAAAATGAAGGTTTTAGAAGTATGCTTAAAGAGCAGTTTATAAAACATACAGATGCTTGTGTGGATGACTTCTTAAAAGGCGATATTAAGTCTCTATTCAAAAACACAAAGCAATTATCTAAAGTTGTACTTAACAACTTTAAACCAATGATTCCAAAACAATTTCACGAACTTTGGAAAAAAGGTATCGAAACTAACGATTACTATTTGAAGCTATGTGGCTCTGGTGGTGGTGGCTATATTCTTGGTTTTACAGAGAATATAGATAATGCAAGAGAAGCTCTTAGAGGTCAGAAATTAGAAGTCGTTTATAATTTCTAAATCCATGTTACCGAAGGCTCAAAAACACTTCATTTTAAAGGTTTTTAGTCTCTTTTCTGTGGTACGCGGTTATAACATACTTGTAGTTGTCATCGCTCAATATTTAGCAGCTATATACATATTTGCCCCAGATTTACATTTTAAAGATGTATTATTTGATATTAATATACTGATGTTGGTTTTGGCATCTTCAGCTACAATTGCTTCGGGTTATATTATCAATAATTTTTATGATTCGGAAAAAGACTTAATCAATCGTCCAAACAAAAGCATGTTAGATCGTTTGGTGAGTCAAAACACTAAGCTTTCTATATATTTTACACTTAATTTTCTTGCAGTAATTTTTGCGAGTTATGTTTCTTTCAGAACAGTACTATTTTTTGCGTTATATATTTTTGCAATTTGGTTTTATTCTCACAAGCTCAAAAAAATGCCAATTACAGGCAACTTGGTTTCAGCGATACTAACTGTAACACCTTTTTTTGCTATTTTTATCTATTATAAAAATTTTGAATGGGTCATTTTTATGCATGCCTTGTTCTTGTTTTTGCTTGTATCAATGCGAGAGTTGACAAAGGATTTAGAAAACATAAAAGGTGATTTAGCTCTCAATTACAGAACTGTGCCAGTAGTTTATGGAGAAAATGTCGCCAAATATTTACTCACGGGTGCTATATTAATCACTTGTTTTTCAGCATTTATTCTAATTGTTTATTTCGAAATTGGATACATGTATTATTTCTTTTATGCAAGTGTAATTTTACTGCTTACTTTTCTACTACTGTTATGGAAATCTAATTCAAAAACACATTATCTATGGCTTCATAATATTCTGAAGTTTATTATTGTTGCTGGGGTTTTTTCCATATTACTTATAGATATTAATCTTGTTTTAAATCGATTATAAATGAATACGACACTAAAAATTGCCATGGCGCAAATTGCTCCAGTTTGGTTAGATAAATCAGAAACACTAAAGAAAATCGAGAAATCAATTTCTGATGCAGCCAAAGAAAATGCCGAGCTTGTTGTTTTTGGTGAGGCTTTACTACCAGGTTATCCATTTTGGTTAGCTCTAACTGGTGGTGCTGAGTGGAATACAGATGTCAATAAAAAGTTGCATGCACATTATGTAAGCAACTCTATTTGTATAGAAAAAGGAGAATTAGACTCGGTATGTAAACTAGCAAAAGCAAATAAAATGGCTGTGTATTTGGGTATTATGGAGCGCCCTGAAGATCGAGGCGGACATAGTATTTATGCATCATTGGTTTATATCAACGAAAGAGGAGAAGTGCAATCTGTACATCGTAAACTACAACCAACCTATGACGAGCGTTTAACTTGGGCACCAGGTGATGGTAATGGACTAAAAGTACATTCGTTAAAAGCATTTACTGTTGGTGGACTTAATTGTTGGGAAAATTGGATGCCGTTACCAAGAACTGCATTGTATGGGCAAGGCGAAAATTTGCATATTGCAGTATGGCCAGGAAGCGACCATAATACAAAAGATATTACTCGTTTTATTGCCAGAGAGTCACGTTCTTATGTGGTTTCTGTATCGAGTTTAATGGCAAAAACAGATTTCCCAAAAGACACACCTTACTACAACGAAATCGTTAAAAACGCACCTGATACTTTAGCCAATGGCGGTAGCTGTATTGCTGGACCAGATGGCGAGTGGATTGTAGAGCCAGTCTTACATAAAGAAGGACTTATCTACCAAACGATAGATTTTAATTGTGTATTAGAGGAACGACAAAATTTTGATGCTGTCGGTCATTATTCACGTCCAGATGTTACTAAATTGACAGTTAATACAGAGCGTCAAACAACTGTAGAAATAAAATAGCACATGTTAACTATTGTCTTACCTTTGCAAAAAATTAAGCAATGACCAAACAGCAAGGCAATAAAGGAAAAGGGAAACCCGCACGTAATCAAAAAGATAGTGTGGGCAAAAAGCCATTTGTAAAAAGAAATGCGCCTTTTAAGAAGAAAGCTGCACCAAAAAGAGCATCTAATCCAGATGAGATTAGATTAAATAAATACATAGCTAATTCTGGAATGTGTTCGCGTCGCGAAGCTGACGAAAATATATCTATAGGACTAGTTACCGTAAACGGAAAAGTAATTACAGAAATGGGTTACAAAGTAAAGTTAGGTGACGAAGTAAAGTTTGATGGGAGACGAATCAATCCAGAGCCAAAAGTTTATGTATTGCTTAATAAACCAAAAGGTTTTGCAACCACGACTGCCGAAGGTAAAGGCAGAACAGTAATGGATTTGGTATCTAATGCTACTAGCGCAAAAATAAAACCTATAGGCAGATTAGGGCGTAACTCTTTAGGGTTATTGTTATTTACTAACGATGACGAAGTCGTACAGAAGTTTACCAATTCTAAAAATGGTGTAGGACGATTGTTTCAGATTGAATTGGATAAGAATCTAAAGTTTGAAGATTTAAAACAAATCCAAGAAGGTTTTAAGGTGCAAGGAAAACAAGTTGCTGTCGAAGAGATAAGTTATATTGAAGGAGAACCAAAAAACAAAATCGGGATTAAAATCAAGAACACAGGAAACACAATTCTGCGTACTATTTTTGACCACTTTAATTACGATATAGTAAAGATAGACTGTGTAGCGATTGCGCACTTAACCAAAAAAGATATACCAAGAGGACATTGGAAACACCTGACGATTCAGGAAATAAACACTTTGAAGATGATTTAAAAAAAAAGCTGAAAATTTAATTTTCAGCTTTTTTTATTCTTAAACAGCAGAAAGCCTTAATGGTCTAAAAAAAAATCTCCTTCGGAGATTTAGAAAGCTATACACGTTGTTATGTATCCGTACTTTTTATTTCGATTTATGTACTTCAAGTTCGATTTCAACCATAAATTCGGGCAACGCCAATCCTTTTACCTCAAGCCAAGAGCCAGTTGGAAATCCGTTTTTATAAATTTCAGCTCGATATGCTGATTTTTCTAGCATTTGTGCCATATCGGTTGTAAAAATATCTTCCTTTACCACATCGTCAAATGTGCAGCCAAAGTGTTTTAATATTTTTTCCAAATCAGCATAACAGTTTTTCATCTGCTGTTCTATATCGCCAATTGCAGTTGGGTTTCCTTCATCGTCCATGCTTACTGCTCCAGAGACTTTAATACTATTTCCGATTTTTACAGCGTGTGAATATCCGTAAGCTTTCTCTACCTCAGGTCGCAAGAGAAAATATTCAGGTTTCTCGAATTCAACAATTACTTCTTTTTCAACTTCTTTTGATTCTTCCTGTTGCTTTTCTTTACAACTTTGGAATCCAAAAGCAAAAGTCAAGAATGCCATGAATAATATCAGTCGGTTGGTTGTTCTATTCATAATTTTAATTGATTACTGATTATTTTAGTTTGTTTTCGAATTTTCAATTATTAAGTTGATTTTCGTTTTTTGTATGAAGCACAACGTCCACTGTGTATGGCGAGTGAGGCGCGCCTCACGGGAAGCCATAATTGCGCCTCATTTGTTATACATACAGTTGTGTGTAGTTTTGTGAGGAGTTCTCGTAGACTTGACTAAATATACAACAAATTAGGGAGGCGTGATTAACAGTGGACGTTGGTATGTAATTAGTAGAAAAGGAGCGTTTGCAAAACGCGATTCTACGTGCCGCAGGCAATTACATACCAACGGTCTTGTGTATGGTTAGTTGCGTGTTTCAGCAACTAATTTAGTAAACAAAAACGAACGCGAGAAAATTCCGAAGGAATTTTCCAAGTAGGCACTTACCCAAGCAATTAATTATACACGGTGTTGTGACCAGTTTTTATTAATTCAATTTCAAGTTTTTTCTCAAGATTGGAGTTTATTTCATGTCTAATATTGTTTAGAGATATTCAAAAATTAAATATACATTAACTATAGTTAACACAAATTAACTCTTTCTTATAAAATGATTCTTTTCTTTGGAATAATAATTAAAAAAAAAATTATGATTGATTTTAAATTAACACTAACACTCGTTATATTTCTATTTGGAAACCTAATTAATGCTCAAAATACTAGTGAGAAATATTTAGTTAGTTATCTAGAAAAAAGAATTAGTAGCGAAAAAGGACTTAAAAGAATAGACAAATTTCCAAACCTTTTGAAAGAAAGAATGTTGAAACAAATCAACGAAGGTGAAGAGAAATTCCTTTTTATAGATAATTATGAATCTGTTTATTCATTAAAGAAAATGATAAAAAGAAAAGAAACAGTTATAGATGAGGTAAGTCCAGAAGAGACTATAGAAACGACCTCAAGTTTGGCTACAACCGAGTATTTCAAGAAGAGTAATGATTCATTGCTTGTGTTAAAAAAAAATATTGGTGATGATATTCACATCATAAAAACAAATTTGTACCCATTCGAATGGAAACTAATTGACGAGGCTAAGGAAATAAATTCGATAAATTGTAAGAAAGCTACAACAGTTGATGATAAAGGTAACGAAATAGAAGCCTGGTATACAGAAGATATTCCAATATATAATGGACCTTCAATTTATGGCGGACTACCAGGATTAATAATCCAACTAAAAACAAAAAATCGTTTTTTCAACGTGCAAACTATAGAGAAAACAAATACTGAAGAAAAAATTGACTTTCCATCTACAAAAAATTCCATAACGATGGAAGAATTTAAGATACAGTTTAATTCAAAGAATGATTCTGGGTGGCATGTTAAGAATCAAGGAAAGATATAATTAATTCAATTTCTTCTGAAATTGGTTACAACTAGTTATATACCAGTAAATATAT
This DNA window, taken from Winogradskyella sp. PC-19, encodes the following:
- a CDS encoding RidA family protein: MNRTTNRLILFMAFLTFAFGFQSCKEKQQEESKEVEKEVIVEFEKPEYFLLRPEVEKAYGYSHAVKIGNSIKVSGAVSMDDEGNPTAIGDIEQQMKNCYADLEKILKHFGCTFDDVVKEDIFTTDMAQMLEKSAYRAEIYKNGFPTGSWLEVKGLALPEFMVEIELEVHKSK
- a CDS encoding GLPGLI family protein: MIDFKLTLTLVIFLFGNLINAQNTSEKYLVSYLEKRISSEKGLKRIDKFPNLLKERMLKQINEGEEKFLFIDNYESVYSLKKMIKRKETVIDEVSPEETIETTSSLATTEYFKKSNDSLLVLKKNIGDDIHIIKTNLYPFEWKLIDEAKEINSINCKKATTVDDKGNEIEAWYTEDIPIYNGPSIYGGLPGLIIQLKTKNRFFNVQTIEKTNTEEKIDFPSTKNSITMEEFKIQFNSKNDSGWHVKNQGKI